A single genomic interval of Spinacia oleracea cultivar Varoflay chromosome 6, BTI_SOV_V1, whole genome shotgun sequence harbors:
- the LOC110798882 gene encoding beta-glucosidase 11 isoform X2: MQRVSLSLYLLLLNYVLINLAGEFVDVRAKVYNRNDFPPHFIFGAGTSSYQVEGAAFEDGRKASIFDTFAHSGGCSTDGGNRIRCLSFLYLMVKTKTGGPVNPKGVEYYNNLINELVSHGIQPHVTLLHLDTPQALEDKYGGFLHHNIVEDFTAYADVCFREFGDRVQYWTSINEANIFIMGGYDSGDSPPGRCSLPFGRHCIKGNSTTEPYIAAHNVLLAHASAARLYRDKYKAKQHGFLGFSLYLYHFIPAENTTEDVMAAQRVYDFFIGLFMDPLTYGDYPAIVKKNAGRRIPAFTQNQSELVKGSSDFIGVNFYNVVSNKHTNLKPEARDYLSDMAAEWKFYNQSSDIRETDGLPALPWGLKGGLEYFKNVYGNPPIYIHENGQLTNHNVSVNDQSRIDYLQVLINGVLEAVRNGSNTKAYFVWSFIDLFEVLFSYSKSFGLYYVDFNDPNRPRYPKLSQKWYSGFLGGENVTVEDEAENKLTILGTSPNNMDDRFSS, translated from the exons atgcaGAGGGTAAGTTTGTCTCTGTATCTCCTTCTTCTGAACTATGTCCTCATTAATTTGGCGGGAGAATTCGTTGACGTTCGCGCCAAAGTGTACAACCGCAATGACTTTCCACCTCATTTCATCTTTGGCGCCGGAACCTCTTCTTATCAG GTGGAGGGAGCAGCATTTGAAGATGGAAGAAAAGCTAGTATCTTTGACACTTTTGCTCATTCTG GAGGATGTTCAACTGATGGCGGAAACAGGATTAGATGCCTATCGTTTCTCTATCTCATGGTCAAGACTAAAACCGG AGGACCTGTTAACCCTAAGGGTGTGGAATACTACAACAACCTCATTAATGAACTCGTGAGCCATG GAATCCAACCACACGTTACATTGTTGCACTTGGATACACCACAAGCACTTGAGGACAAATATGGAGGTTTTCTACATCATAACATTGT CGAAGACTTCACAGCATATGCTGATGTTTGCTTTAGAGAATTTGGCGATAGGGTTCAATACTGGACTTCTATCAATGAGGCGAATATATTTATCATGGGTGGTTATGATAGTGGGGATTCACCACCTGGTAGATGTTCCCTCCCTTTCGGCCGTCATTGCATCAAAGGAAACTCAACAACAGAGCCATATATTGCTGCTCATAATGTACTGCTAGCTCATGCTTCAGCTGCTAGGCTATATAGGGACAAGTATAAG GCCAAACAACACGGCTTCCTTGGGTTTAGTTTGTATCTCTATCATTTTATTCCTGCAGAAAATACAACAGAGGATGTAATGGCGGCACAAAGAGTATATGATTTTTTTATTGGCTT ATTCATGGATCCTTTAACATACGGAGATTATCCAGCAATAGTGAAAAAAAATGCAGGAAGAAGGATACCTGCTTTCACACAAAACCAGTCAGAGTTGGTTAAAGGATCATCTGACTTCATCGGGGTGAACTTTTACAATGTAGTTAGTAACAAACACACAAACCTTAAACCAGAGGCAAGAGATTACCTTTCTGATATGGCAGCCGAATGGAAAT TTTATAATCAGAGTTCTGATATACGTGAAACG GATGGACTTCCTGCTTTACCATGGGGTCTAAAAGGAGGGTTGGAATACTTCAAGAATGTTTATGGAAATCCTCCTATATATATTCATGAAAATG GTCAACTGACAAATCATAATGTATCAGTCAATGATCAATCCAGGATAGATTATTTGCAAGTTCTTATCAACGGTGTGCTTGAAGCAGTTAG AAATGGATCGAATACAAAAGCCTACTTTGTGTGGTCATTTATTGATTTGTTCGAGGTGTTATTTAGCTATAGCAAAAGTTTTGGTCTGTACTACGTTGATTTCAATGACCCGAACCGGCCTAGATATCCTAAGCTTTCTCAGAAATGGTACTCGGGATTTTTGGGAGGAGAAAATGTTACCGTTgaagatgaagcagaaaatAAGCTCACCATTCTTGGAACTAGTCCTAATAATATGGATGACAGGTTTTCTAGTTGA
- the LOC110798882 gene encoding putative beta-glucosidase 6 isoform X4 — translation MQRVSLSLYLLLLNYVLINLAGEFVDVRAKVYNRNDFPPHFIFGAGTSSYQVEGAAFEDGRKASIFDTFAHSGIYGDGNGDITADQYHKYKEDVQLMAETGLDAYRFSISWSRLKPDGRGPVNPKGVEYYNNLINELVSHGIQPHVTLLHLDTPQALEDKYGGFLHHNIVEDFTAYADVCFREFGDRVQYWTSINEANIFIMGGYDSGDSPPGRCSLPFGRHCIKGNSTTEPYIAAHNVLLAHASAARLYRDKYKAKQHGFLGFSLYLYHFIPAENTTEDVMAAQRVYDFFIGLFMDPLTYGDYPAIVKKNAGRRIPAFTQNQSELVKGSSDFIGVNFYNVVSNKHTNLKPEARDYLSDMAAEWKFYNQSSDIRETDGLPALPWGLKGGLEYFKNVYGNPPIYIHENGQLTNHNVSVNDQSRIDYLQVLINGVLEAKWIEYKSLLCVVIY, via the exons atgcaGAGGGTAAGTTTGTCTCTGTATCTCCTTCTTCTGAACTATGTCCTCATTAATTTGGCGGGAGAATTCGTTGACGTTCGCGCCAAAGTGTACAACCGCAATGACTTTCCACCTCATTTCATCTTTGGCGCCGGAACCTCTTCTTATCAG GTGGAGGGAGCAGCATTTGAAGATGGAAGAAAAGCTAGTATCTTTGACACTTTTGCTCATTCTG GTATATATGGGGATGGAAATGGAGATATAACAGCTGATCAGTATCACAAGTACAAG GAGGATGTTCAACTGATGGCGGAAACAGGATTAGATGCCTATCGTTTCTCTATCTCATGGTCAAGACTAAAACCGG ACGGCAGAGGACCTGTTAACCCTAAGGGTGTGGAATACTACAACAACCTCATTAATGAACTCGTGAGCCATG GAATCCAACCACACGTTACATTGTTGCACTTGGATACACCACAAGCACTTGAGGACAAATATGGAGGTTTTCTACATCATAACATTGT CGAAGACTTCACAGCATATGCTGATGTTTGCTTTAGAGAATTTGGCGATAGGGTTCAATACTGGACTTCTATCAATGAGGCGAATATATTTATCATGGGTGGTTATGATAGTGGGGATTCACCACCTGGTAGATGTTCCCTCCCTTTCGGCCGTCATTGCATCAAAGGAAACTCAACAACAGAGCCATATATTGCTGCTCATAATGTACTGCTAGCTCATGCTTCAGCTGCTAGGCTATATAGGGACAAGTATAAG GCCAAACAACACGGCTTCCTTGGGTTTAGTTTGTATCTCTATCATTTTATTCCTGCAGAAAATACAACAGAGGATGTAATGGCGGCACAAAGAGTATATGATTTTTTTATTGGCTT ATTCATGGATCCTTTAACATACGGAGATTATCCAGCAATAGTGAAAAAAAATGCAGGAAGAAGGATACCTGCTTTCACACAAAACCAGTCAGAGTTGGTTAAAGGATCATCTGACTTCATCGGGGTGAACTTTTACAATGTAGTTAGTAACAAACACACAAACCTTAAACCAGAGGCAAGAGATTACCTTTCTGATATGGCAGCCGAATGGAAAT TTTATAATCAGAGTTCTGATATACGTGAAACG GATGGACTTCCTGCTTTACCATGGGGTCTAAAAGGAGGGTTGGAATACTTCAAGAATGTTTATGGAAATCCTCCTATATATATTCATGAAAATG GTCAACTGACAAATCATAATGTATCAGTCAATGATCAATCCAGGATAGATTATTTGCAAGTTCTTATCAACGGTGTGCTTGAAGCA AAATGGATCGAATACAAAAGCCTACTTTGTGTGGTCATTTATTGA
- the LOC110798882 gene encoding beta-glucosidase 11 isoform X1: MQRVSLSLYLLLLNYVLINLAGEFVDVRAKVYNRNDFPPHFIFGAGTSSYQVEGAAFEDGRKASIFDTFAHSGIYGDGNGDITADQYHKYKEDVQLMAETGLDAYRFSISWSRLKPDGRGPVNPKGVEYYNNLINELVSHGIQPHVTLLHLDTPQALEDKYGGFLHHNIVEDFTAYADVCFREFGDRVQYWTSINEANIFIMGGYDSGDSPPGRCSLPFGRHCIKGNSTTEPYIAAHNVLLAHASAARLYRDKYKAKQHGFLGFSLYLYHFIPAENTTEDVMAAQRVYDFFIGLFMDPLTYGDYPAIVKKNAGRRIPAFTQNQSELVKGSSDFIGVNFYNVVSNKHTNLKPEARDYLSDMAAEWKFYNQSSDIRETDGLPALPWGLKGGLEYFKNVYGNPPIYIHENGQLTNHNVSVNDQSRIDYLQVLINGVLEAVRNGSNTKAYFVWSFIDLFEVLFSYSKSFGLYYVDFNDPNRPRYPKLSQKWYSGFLGGENVTVEDEAENKLTILGTSPNNMDDRFSS, encoded by the exons atgcaGAGGGTAAGTTTGTCTCTGTATCTCCTTCTTCTGAACTATGTCCTCATTAATTTGGCGGGAGAATTCGTTGACGTTCGCGCCAAAGTGTACAACCGCAATGACTTTCCACCTCATTTCATCTTTGGCGCCGGAACCTCTTCTTATCAG GTGGAGGGAGCAGCATTTGAAGATGGAAGAAAAGCTAGTATCTTTGACACTTTTGCTCATTCTG GTATATATGGGGATGGAAATGGAGATATAACAGCTGATCAGTATCACAAGTACAAG GAGGATGTTCAACTGATGGCGGAAACAGGATTAGATGCCTATCGTTTCTCTATCTCATGGTCAAGACTAAAACCGG ACGGCAGAGGACCTGTTAACCCTAAGGGTGTGGAATACTACAACAACCTCATTAATGAACTCGTGAGCCATG GAATCCAACCACACGTTACATTGTTGCACTTGGATACACCACAAGCACTTGAGGACAAATATGGAGGTTTTCTACATCATAACATTGT CGAAGACTTCACAGCATATGCTGATGTTTGCTTTAGAGAATTTGGCGATAGGGTTCAATACTGGACTTCTATCAATGAGGCGAATATATTTATCATGGGTGGTTATGATAGTGGGGATTCACCACCTGGTAGATGTTCCCTCCCTTTCGGCCGTCATTGCATCAAAGGAAACTCAACAACAGAGCCATATATTGCTGCTCATAATGTACTGCTAGCTCATGCTTCAGCTGCTAGGCTATATAGGGACAAGTATAAG GCCAAACAACACGGCTTCCTTGGGTTTAGTTTGTATCTCTATCATTTTATTCCTGCAGAAAATACAACAGAGGATGTAATGGCGGCACAAAGAGTATATGATTTTTTTATTGGCTT ATTCATGGATCCTTTAACATACGGAGATTATCCAGCAATAGTGAAAAAAAATGCAGGAAGAAGGATACCTGCTTTCACACAAAACCAGTCAGAGTTGGTTAAAGGATCATCTGACTTCATCGGGGTGAACTTTTACAATGTAGTTAGTAACAAACACACAAACCTTAAACCAGAGGCAAGAGATTACCTTTCTGATATGGCAGCCGAATGGAAAT TTTATAATCAGAGTTCTGATATACGTGAAACG GATGGACTTCCTGCTTTACCATGGGGTCTAAAAGGAGGGTTGGAATACTTCAAGAATGTTTATGGAAATCCTCCTATATATATTCATGAAAATG GTCAACTGACAAATCATAATGTATCAGTCAATGATCAATCCAGGATAGATTATTTGCAAGTTCTTATCAACGGTGTGCTTGAAGCAGTTAG AAATGGATCGAATACAAAAGCCTACTTTGTGTGGTCATTTATTGATTTGTTCGAGGTGTTATTTAGCTATAGCAAAAGTTTTGGTCTGTACTACGTTGATTTCAATGACCCGAACCGGCCTAGATATCCTAAGCTTTCTCAGAAATGGTACTCGGGATTTTTGGGAGGAGAAAATGTTACCGTTgaagatgaagcagaaaatAAGCTCACCATTCTTGGAACTAGTCCTAATAATATGGATGACAGGTTTTCTAGTTGA
- the LOC110798882 gene encoding beta-glucosidase 11 isoform X3: protein MSSLIWRENSLTFAPKCTTAMTFHLISSLAPEPLLIRWREQHLKMEEKLVSLTLLLILEDVQLMAETGLDAYRFSISWSRLKPDGRGPVNPKGVEYYNNLINELVSHGIQPHVTLLHLDTPQALEDKYGGFLHHNIVEDFTAYADVCFREFGDRVQYWTSINEANIFIMGGYDSGDSPPGRCSLPFGRHCIKGNSTTEPYIAAHNVLLAHASAARLYRDKYKAKQHGFLGFSLYLYHFIPAENTTEDVMAAQRVYDFFIGLFMDPLTYGDYPAIVKKNAGRRIPAFTQNQSELVKGSSDFIGVNFYNVVSNKHTNLKPEARDYLSDMAAEWKFYNQSSDIRETDGLPALPWGLKGGLEYFKNVYGNPPIYIHENGQLTNHNVSVNDQSRIDYLQVLINGVLEAVRNGSNTKAYFVWSFIDLFEVLFSYSKSFGLYYVDFNDPNRPRYPKLSQKWYSGFLGGENVTVEDEAENKLTILGTSPNNMDDRFSS from the exons ATGTCCTCATTAATTTGGCGGGAGAATTCGTTGACGTTCGCGCCAAAGTGTACAACCGCAATGACTTTCCACCTCATTTCATCTTTGGCGCCGGAACCTCTTCTTATCAG GTGGAGGGAGCAGCATTTGAAGATGGAAGAAAAGCTAGTATCTTTGACACTTTTGCTCATTCTG GAGGATGTTCAACTGATGGCGGAAACAGGATTAGATGCCTATCGTTTCTCTATCTCATGGTCAAGACTAAAACCGG ACGGCAGAGGACCTGTTAACCCTAAGGGTGTGGAATACTACAACAACCTCATTAATGAACTCGTGAGCCATG GAATCCAACCACACGTTACATTGTTGCACTTGGATACACCACAAGCACTTGAGGACAAATATGGAGGTTTTCTACATCATAACATTGT CGAAGACTTCACAGCATATGCTGATGTTTGCTTTAGAGAATTTGGCGATAGGGTTCAATACTGGACTTCTATCAATGAGGCGAATATATTTATCATGGGTGGTTATGATAGTGGGGATTCACCACCTGGTAGATGTTCCCTCCCTTTCGGCCGTCATTGCATCAAAGGAAACTCAACAACAGAGCCATATATTGCTGCTCATAATGTACTGCTAGCTCATGCTTCAGCTGCTAGGCTATATAGGGACAAGTATAAG GCCAAACAACACGGCTTCCTTGGGTTTAGTTTGTATCTCTATCATTTTATTCCTGCAGAAAATACAACAGAGGATGTAATGGCGGCACAAAGAGTATATGATTTTTTTATTGGCTT ATTCATGGATCCTTTAACATACGGAGATTATCCAGCAATAGTGAAAAAAAATGCAGGAAGAAGGATACCTGCTTTCACACAAAACCAGTCAGAGTTGGTTAAAGGATCATCTGACTTCATCGGGGTGAACTTTTACAATGTAGTTAGTAACAAACACACAAACCTTAAACCAGAGGCAAGAGATTACCTTTCTGATATGGCAGCCGAATGGAAAT TTTATAATCAGAGTTCTGATATACGTGAAACG GATGGACTTCCTGCTTTACCATGGGGTCTAAAAGGAGGGTTGGAATACTTCAAGAATGTTTATGGAAATCCTCCTATATATATTCATGAAAATG GTCAACTGACAAATCATAATGTATCAGTCAATGATCAATCCAGGATAGATTATTTGCAAGTTCTTATCAACGGTGTGCTTGAAGCAGTTAG AAATGGATCGAATACAAAAGCCTACTTTGTGTGGTCATTTATTGATTTGTTCGAGGTGTTATTTAGCTATAGCAAAAGTTTTGGTCTGTACTACGTTGATTTCAATGACCCGAACCGGCCTAGATATCCTAAGCTTTCTCAGAAATGGTACTCGGGATTTTTGGGAGGAGAAAATGTTACCGTTgaagatgaagcagaaaatAAGCTCACCATTCTTGGAACTAGTCCTAATAATATGGATGACAGGTTTTCTAGTTGA
- the LOC110788685 gene encoding uncharacterized protein, with product MASYHTRSFSFPSNSHPTADQLDEQLCRLRSSQATSTSSLTSKLSGLNDLYKCVEEFLQLPQNQKTVSQSQGENVVEQVLDGSLRLLDIISTSRDVLALSKERLQDIESVLRRRCSGELDITNEVVEYLKTRKASKKTIKKSLKNIKEAEQTTKDNAVESLLKDVNTITLDIFKSVLSYIGGSQKSSWSFSKLVRQRAEKETTASISEFDAVDAALESMISQKKKVDVDMSQLVNLESEIQEIDEVLECLFRHLVKTRATLLNVLSN from the coding sequence ATGGCTTCTTACCACACCCGATCTTTCAGTTTCCCCTCGAACTCTCACCCAACTGCTGATCAGTTGGATGAACAATTGTGCAGATTGAGGTCATCTCAAGCTACTTCTACTTCATCCCTAACCAGCAAGCTTAGCGGCCTAAATGATTTATACAAGTGTGTTGAAGAGTTTCTTCAACTACCCCAAAATCAGAAAACCGTATCTCAATCTCAAGGTGAAAATGTAGTTGAGCAAGTGTTGGATGGATCTCTAAGACTACTTGACATCATTTCAACATCTCGAGATGTCTTGGCACTTTCAAAGGAAAGGCTTCAAGACATAGAATCAGTTCTTAGAAGAAGGTGTAGTGGTGAACTTGACATTACCAATGAAGTTGTTGAGTACCTAAAAACCAGAAAAGCTTCCAAGAAAACAATCAAGAAGTCCTTGAAAAATATCAAAGAAGCAGAGCAAACTACCAAGGACAACGCGGTTGAAAGCCTGTTGAAGGATGTGAACACAATAACCCTTGATATCTTCAAATCTGTATTGTCCTACATTGGTGGATCACAAAAAAGTAGCTGGTCTTTCTCTAAACTTGTTCGACAAAGAGCCGAGAAGGAAACAACAGCATCCATCAGCGAGTTTGATGCTGTTGATGCTGCTCTTGAATCAATGATCAGCCAGAAAAAGAAAGTAGATGTTGATATGTCACAATTGGTCAACTTGGAGTCAGAAATCCAAGAAATTGATGAAGTTTTGGAATGCTTATTTAGGCATCTGGTTAAGACCAGAGCAACTCTTCTCAATGTCCTTAGCAACTAG